One Helianthus annuus cultivar XRQ/B chromosome 7, HanXRQr2.0-SUNRISE, whole genome shotgun sequence genomic region harbors:
- the LOC110876317 gene encoding uncharacterized protein LOC110876317 — MTDSEREKGTSSHDEEQKSESSSEDQTTESESSENSSDETNENQNSESSSEDQSCSDSSYEASEEQNSSEYQTSESSSDTDNDEECSEDESRVDKKMKKAENSRNSSHISSSNTKRPRRKRCFRCGHLGHTAKHCKKKNFPKPEYDFVENFMDQLDYLKKSVKNLNKLQKWLRMLMEYIWHVDSGYSRHMTGLKELLKNFRFIDGDFVSFAGNEKGGKIVGIGDVVFEALTLENVNCVPELCYNLMSVSQVCDKGISVLFNDMECLFLKPEYVIPAEMIMLTAPRQNNTYVLNMKNAKTNDNLTCLISKASESESLLWHRQLGHVNFKNMNKLSKLNLVRGLPVKEFPFSEKCIACAQGKQHKKSHKSKALNMISAPLQ, encoded by the exons ATGACAGATTCAGAAAGGGAAAAAGGAACTTCAAGTCATGATGAAGAACAAAAATCAGAAAGTTCAAGTGAAGATCAAACGACAGAAAGTGAGAGCTCAGAAAATTCAAGTGATGAAACAAATGAAAATCAAAATTCAGAAAGTTCAAGTGAAGATCAAAGCTGCAGTGATTCAAGTTACGAAGCAAGTGAAGAGCAAAATTCAAGCGAATATCAAACATCAGAAAGTTCATCAGATACTGACAATGATGAAGAATGTTCAGAAGATGAAAGTCGAgttgacaagaaaatgaagaaagcagaaAACTCAAGAAACTCATCACATATATCATCTTCCAACACCAAAAGACCCAGACGTAAACGATGTTTTCgctgtggtcatttaggacatacagcgaaacattgCAAAAAGAAAAATTTTCCTAAACCAGAATATGATTTTGTTGAGAACTTCATGGATCAACTCGATTATCTtaagaaatctgttaaaaatctg AATAAACTCCAGAAATGGCTCCGCATGCTCATGGAGTACATCTGGCATGTCGACAGCGGATACTCAAGACACATGACAGGTTTGAAGGAACTTCTGAAGAACTTTCGCTTTATTGATGGAGATTTTGTGTCTTTCGCTGGAAACGAAAAGGGAGGGAAGATCGTTGGAATAGGAGATGTGGTGTTTGAAGCTCTCACGCTAGAAAATGTCAACTGTGTTCCAGAACTGTGTTACAATCTCATGAGTGTATCACAAGTCTGCGATAAAGGAATATCAGTGCTTTTCAACGACATGGAATGCCTGTTTCTCAAACCTGAATATGTCATTCCTGCAGAAATGATCATGCTCACTGCTCCAAGACAAAACAACACATACGTGCTCAACatgaaaaatgccaagacaaatgATAACTTGACCTGTTTAATTTCAAAAGCTTCAGAATCGGAATCACTGCTCTGGCATAGGCAATTGGGGCATGTAAACTTCAAAAATATGAACAAACTCTCTAAATTAAACTTAGTAAGAGGTCTTCCTGTAAAAGAATTTcctttttctgaaaaatgtatagCATGCGCCCAAGGAAAGCAACACAAGAAATCGCACAAGTCCAAAGCATTGAACATGATTTCTGCACCTCTTCAGTAG